A single region of the Cucumis melo cultivar AY chromosome 3, USDA_Cmelo_AY_1.0, whole genome shotgun sequence genome encodes:
- the LOC127148457 gene encoding uncharacterized protein LOC127148457 isoform X2 has translation MTSTSTSTDGPFYKINPSHHFYSLVSCLSHLEKTTHNIKAKLKPDQLALFRKTKFGHFLDLNIVFNGPLIHYLLLREVEDEGKDSISFLLGGVVCTFGRREFNIVTGLWGPKEDYIQLGGNSRLLEKFFKDKDCVYVSDLEDIFLEYEGDDDDIVKLALVYFIEISLLGKDRRTKVDIGFLKIADDWNSFNNYDWGRIVFVRTLSALKRALDKQYAKGKKKSTQTKKYTINGFPHALQVWAYESIPTIIGCGVDKVNDHAIPRMLRWVCQQSPKSQTISQVFDSPMVSSKQ, from the exons atgacatcgacttcaacatcgaccgacggacccttctacaagattaatccttcccatcatttttattccctagtaagctgtttgtctcatttggaaaagacaacacataatattaaggccaaactcaaacccgatcaattagccttatttaggaaaacaaagtttgggcactttttggacctaaatattgtcttcaatgggccactcatccactacttactgttaagggaggtggaagatgaaggaaaggattctataagtttcctactagggggcgttgtttgtactttcggtaggagagagtttaacatcgtaactggactatggggtcctaaagaggactatattcagttgggtgggaacagtcgactgttggagaagtttttcaaagacaaggactgtgtttacgttagcgacttagaagatatatttttggaatacgagggtgatgacgatgatatcgtcaaattagctttagtctactttatagagatatctttgttgggaaaagataggcgaaccaaagtggacattggttttttgaagattgctgatgattggaattcatttaataattatgattggggtcggattgtttttgtacgcacgctaagtgcattgaaaagagccttggacaagcaatatgccaagggaaagaagaaatcaacacagacaaaaaaatatactatcaatggatttccgcatgcattacag gtttgggcatatgagtctataccaaccatcattggatgtggtgtagataaagtaaacgatcatgccataccacgaatgctgaggtgggtgtgccaacaatcaccaaagtcccaaactataagccaggtgtttgactcgccaatggtaagtagcaagcaatag
- the LOC127148456 gene encoding uncharacterized protein LOC127148456, with protein MTPEEEQLKIASGELFENFRSSTIIQSKNGGSKRVREVVNDEDELKKSKKQKSKIKMKKAIRNLQDRVAVVEGQLNTIKSDIDELKGLMSTILKHIGLQRKGDEGDHKVSEGLEDEHIEVKKKGDEDVLEKKVDIGLEEPIDVVDDEDVIEIEPFLTQRPHVRPARRKRASVYLSTPFTTLPKRSLTSTTSTSESEAIVYDPMHKILDVHLDRLRAWITDKRTDDELRETFHGKKSKAFFRDLFMCRRWLSDEHLDALFLFIRLKIKAAGIPSSQNFTTADTIFMRILVSKWPLYKECIKENRPFDWDEEYRLVDYVVGSKVDFQDPWASVDYVYSPFNVHGNHWVLLCLDLVSCQVKVWDSLPSLTTAEEMTNILLPIRQLVPKLLDSTGFFDRRGRSSTYKEPWPVVIVDPIPLQRNNCDCGVFAIKYFEYIAAGVGLDTLCQENMSYFRKQLAFQVWTNQHSYVLKY; from the exons atgacacctgaagaggagcaattgaaaattgcttcaggtgaactttttgaaaacttccgctcatctaccattattcagtcgaagaatggtggttcaaaaagagtacgagaagttgttaacgatgaagatgagttgaaaaagagtaagaaacagaagtccaagattaagatgaaaaaggctattcgaaatctccaagatcgagtagcggttgttgaaggccaacttaatactataaaatccgatattgacgaattgaagggcctgatgtcaaccatattgaagcacattggacttcaaagaaag ggtgacgaaggggaccacaaggtgtccgaaggcttggaggatgaacacattgaagttaaaaagaag ggtgacgaagatgtgttggagaagaaggttgatattggtttagaggagccaatagatgtcgttgacgatgaggacgtcatagagatagaaccatttctcactcaacgaccacacgttcggcccgcccgtaggaagcgtgcaagtgtttacctatcaaccccattcacaactctacctaaacggtctctgacatcaaccaccagcacctctgagtctgaagcaattgtttatgatcctatgcacaaaatacttgacgtccatttagatagacttcgagcgtggattacagacaagcgtacagacgatgagctgcgtgaaacctttcatgggaaaaaatcgaaggcttttttcagagacttgtttatgtgtcgccggtggttgtcggatgag catttggatgcactttttcttttcattcgcttgaagattaaggcagccgggataccttcttctcagaacttcacaactgcggacacaatctttatg cgcattttagtttcgaagtggcccctatacaaagaatgtattaaagagaatcgcccgtttgactgggacgaagagtataggttggttgactatgttgtcgggtcaaaagtggacttccaagatccttgggcaagtgttgattacgtttactctccattcaatgtccatggcaaccattgggttctattatgcttggatttggtaagttgtcaagtgaaggtatgggattcgcttccgtcacttacaactgccgaagagatgacaaacatattactgcccattcgacagttggtgccaaagttgttagatagtactggcttctttgataggagaggtagatcatcgacatacaaggaaccttggccagttgtcattgttgacccaattccacttcaacgaaataattgtgattgtggcgtattcgcaattaagtattttgagtacatagctgctggtgttggtttagatacattatgtcaagaaaacatgtcatactttagaaaacaattagcatttcaagtATGGAccaaccaacactcctatgtattgaaatattaa
- the LOC127148453 gene encoding uncharacterized protein LOC127148453 — MAVPSEKYFPATVSCQVHKIGSLIKDKLTKDQLQMFEKTIFGPLLNVNMVFNGQLIHHFLLRQIPEDGNADGICFSVLGKNVRFTQKEFNIITGLWPTNNPLEKDCDSKRLQSLLFGSENKKVITCLEIEEIFKNFEFTNDDDAVKVALAVFIETVMVGKDKKTQFDMDILGRVDDEEAFKSFDWSTFFYTRLLNSLKTSLQGKKEAYELKKTRSSKAVSYYNIKGYVLAFQVWAYEVLSTANEHLATRNSKGLIPRILRWNCTQAPSYKMLQNNIFDNKNTVVQPKLKMSTQEKAFMESRIRGDDNMQMEEDESIGAMNNKSLEQSDSSPQREQLSPQREQSQTVAEESEMHPITKKKHFRSKKSNDKEERSHSKSYKKLKKEIKEVRKDLSTLTSIVCRMDDTITKQSLELYEMKQMLERLVQNQTENQGNDHTDQNDNEYVVQEQHTQQQPTEEQHTERQEETQREHEEERGSDISIDGRDADLLMTIRDISDSLSHQIQKESDLPQMITTLPYVSQPLALCELAPMDQTVQIVNEESQLETTKKQVEMKKNDEAVTLVEKEPVTVPDKDVEEKPIKRRKLCKIANKEVQHEDEQGNPPTTSAQIISVSTTPVPDVEIREVDPYNPMWKVDPKLWKEYLQWKKSRKTTHEERKVVSTTRKKDFFRQLEENTWVHGDTLDLLFAHLQNKMLHLKHHCKRSFRILHSSFLTGINKPDCIVWNHIFDTHLVTPDNKKAEWTDPTAHLSIWTEKDVEYYFNTAVGDYNDIPGWGDVNYVITCINIKEHWLAIAADMRKCRIYVFDSMPNYVEQKLVDEALQMPARCIASLAIAIGVNLHSDRFTYGPWPIRRSKATLQKGRSLDCGIFCTKFVECLVTASDLGCLTVPNMKLFRQQYVLELWANKYFC; from the exons atggctgtacctagcgaaaagtatttccctgccactgtgtcatgccaagtgcacaagattggcagtcttattaaggataaactgaccaaggaccagctgcaaatgttcgaaaaaacaatttttggtccattgctgaatgtgaacatggtattcaacggccagttgatccatcatttcttgctgaggcagatacctgaagacggtaacgcagatggaatctgtttctcggttttagggaagaacgtccgttttacccaaaaggaattcaacatcataactggattgtggccaacaaacaatccattggagaaagattgcgatagcaagcgactgcaaagtcttctattcggatcagaaaataagaaagtaataacatgcttggaaattgaggaaattttcaagaattttgagtttacaaatgatgacgatgctgtgaaggtcgccttggccgtctttatagaaactgtgatggtcgggaaggataagaaaacacagtttgacatggacattttgggaagagttgatgatgaagaagcatttaaaagcttcgattggtcaactttcttctacactcgtctgctcaacagtttaaagacaagtctccaaggcaaaaaagaagcatacgagctgaagaagacacgaagttccaaagcagtgtcatactataacatcaaaggctacgtccttgcttttcag gtgtgggcttatgaagtactctcaaccgcaaatgagcacctggccacaagaaacagtaagggattaatcccaaggatattgagatggaattgtacacaagctccatcttacaaaatgctgcagaataacatattcgacaacaaaaat actgttgttcaacctaaactcaagatgtcaacccaagagaaggctttcatggagagtcgaattcgaggggatgataacatgcaaatggaggaggatgaatccattggagcaatgaacaacaaatcattggagcaatcagactcatctccacaaagagaacAACTCTCACCCCAAAgggaacaaagtcaaacagtggctgaggagtctgaaatgcatccaatcaccaagaagaaacatttcagatcaaagaagtccaatgacaaagaagaacgaagtcattcaaaatcctacaagaaactgaagaaggaaataaaagaagttcgtaaggatttatccacactgacttctatagtctgtaggatggatgacacaatcacaaagcagtcattggagctgtatgaaatgaagcagatgctggagagattggtccag aatcaaactgaaaatcaagggaatgatcatactgatcagaatgacaatgagtatgttgttcaagaacaacatactcaacaacaacctactgaagaacaacatactgaacgtcaagaggaaacccaaag ggaacatgaagaggaacgtggtagtgatataagcatagacggtagggatgcagacttgctaatgactataagagatatatcggatagtctaagtcatcaaattcagaaagaaTCAGACCTGCCACagatgattactacccttccatatgtgagccaacctcttgcactttgtgaattggctccaatggatcaaactgtacaaattgtaaatgaagaatctcaactg gaaacaacaaaaaaacaggttgagatgaaaaaaaatgatgaagcagttactttggttgaaaaagaaccagtaactgtgcctgataaagatgtggaagaaaaaccaataaagagaagaaagctatgtaaaatagcaaataaagaggtgcaacatgaagatgaacaaggtaatccacccacaacatctgctcagatcatatcagtatctacaacacctgtcccagatgtggaaatcagagaagtagatccatataatccgatgtggaaagtggatccaaaattatggaaggaatacttgcaatggaaaaaatcaagaaaaacaacccatgaagaaaggaaagtagtctccacaaccagaaagaaagactttttcagacagcttgaagaaaacacatgggtacatggagac acattggatCTGCTATTCGcccacttgcagaataaaatgttgcatctcaagcaccattgcaagcgttcttttagaatattacattcctcttttctg actggaatcaataaaccagactgcattgtttggaaccacatttttgatactcatctggtgacaccagataataagaaagctgaatggacagacccaacagcacacctaagtatatggacagaaaaagatgtcgaatactatttcaacactgctgttggtgattacaacgacataccagggtggggagatgtcaactacgtgattacctgcatcaacataaaagaacactggttggctattgcagctgatatgagaaaatgcaggatctacgtgttcgactcaatgccaaattatgttgagcagaaacttgttgatgaagctcttcaaatgcctgcacgatgcattgcctcactcgcgattgcaattggagtcaacctccattcagatcgtttcacatatggcccttggccaatacgcagatcgaaggccacattacagaaagggcgttcattggattgtggaattttctgtaccaaatttgttgaatgccttgtaactgctagtgaccttggttgtctaactgtgccaaacatgaaactgtttagacaacaatatgtgctggaactttgggccaataaatacttttgttaa